One genomic region from Amycolatopsis sp. FBCC-B4732 encodes:
- a CDS encoding aldo/keto reductase gives MKKVELGRTGQHVSQVSLGCMTMGTSTGEPASARILDAYLDAGGDFLDTANCYAWWAGPSCTGGESEALLGRLMKGRRDRVFLATKVSAQPLDLPAARAAARPDGTTDWEARERTYEGASAAVIRRSVEESLRRLGTDHIDLYYVHVDLRREPLEETLSALDGLVRAGKVRYTGWSNVRAWRLERIRALAAANGWASPVAVQVQHSYLRPTGADVPSIAGGELLDWLSLHPDVSLAAYSALLRGIYDDAAYRESTPIWRAYAGPDSEARLAAVAKVASALDASGNQVALAWLLHKGVIPLIGPRTWEHYESIAPAFTLELTEEHLSLLDNA, from the coding sequence ATGAAGAAGGTGGAACTGGGCCGGACCGGTCAGCACGTCAGCCAGGTGTCGCTGGGCTGCATGACGATGGGCACGTCGACCGGCGAACCGGCGTCGGCCCGCATCCTGGACGCGTACCTCGACGCCGGGGGCGACTTCCTCGACACGGCGAACTGCTACGCCTGGTGGGCCGGGCCGTCTTGCACCGGCGGCGAAAGCGAAGCCCTGCTCGGCCGGCTCATGAAGGGCCGCCGGGACCGGGTCTTCCTGGCGACGAAGGTCTCCGCGCAACCCCTGGACCTGCCCGCGGCCCGCGCCGCCGCCCGCCCCGACGGCACGACGGACTGGGAAGCCCGGGAGCGGACGTACGAAGGCGCGAGCGCCGCGGTGATCCGGCGTTCGGTGGAGGAAAGCCTGCGGCGCTTGGGAACGGACCACATCGACCTGTACTACGTCCACGTCGACCTCCGCCGCGAACCGCTGGAGGAGACCCTGTCCGCTTTGGACGGTCTGGTCCGCGCGGGAAAGGTCCGGTACACGGGTTGGAGCAACGTCCGCGCGTGGCGCCTCGAACGCATCCGCGCCTTGGCCGCGGCGAACGGCTGGGCGTCCCCGGTCGCGGTCCAGGTCCAGCACTCGTACCTGCGGCCGACGGGCGCCGACGTCCCGTCGATCGCGGGCGGCGAGCTCCTGGACTGGCTTTCGCTGCACCCGGACGTCTCCCTGGCCGCGTATTCCGCCCTGCTGCGCGGGATCTACGACGACGCGGCCTACCGGGAGTCCACTCCGATCTGGCGCGCGTACGCCGGTCCGGACTCCGAAGCGCGGCTGGCCGCGGTGGCGAAGGTGGCCTCCGCGCTCGACGCGTCCGGCAACCAGGTGGCGCTGGCGTGGTTGCTCCACAAGGGAGTGATCCCGCTGATCGGCCCGCGAACCTGGGAGCACTACGAGTCGATCGCGCCGGCGTTCACTTTGGAGCTCACCGAGGAGCACCTGTCCCTTTTGGACAACGCGTGA
- a CDS encoding response regulator transcription factor — protein MTIRVLVCDDHAVVRAGLRALLAGADGIEVVAETASGEEAAATAAAVHPDVVLMDIQLGAGIDGIEATRRIRGTPSAPRILVLTTYDTDADISRAIAAGATGYLLKAGSANELYAAIEAAAAGRTAVSPVVADRMMAQLRTPRPALTARERDILRQLADGLGNREIARALFISEATVKTHLSRIYAKLEVDTRSGAVAVAKEQRLLD, from the coding sequence GTGACCATCAGGGTGCTCGTCTGCGACGACCACGCCGTCGTCCGCGCCGGGCTGCGCGCCCTGCTCGCCGGCGCCGACGGCATCGAGGTCGTCGCCGAGACCGCGAGCGGGGAGGAAGCCGCCGCGACCGCCGCCGCCGTGCACCCCGACGTCGTCCTGATGGACATCCAGCTCGGCGCCGGCATCGACGGGATCGAAGCCACGCGCCGGATCCGGGGCACCCCCAGTGCGCCCCGGATCCTCGTGCTGACGACGTACGACACCGACGCCGACATCAGCCGCGCGATCGCCGCCGGGGCGACCGGCTACCTGCTGAAAGCCGGGTCCGCCAACGAGCTGTACGCGGCGATCGAGGCGGCCGCGGCCGGGCGCACCGCGGTGTCCCCGGTGGTCGCCGACCGGATGATGGCGCAGCTGCGCACGCCGCGGCCCGCGCTGACCGCCCGCGAACGGGACATCCTCCGGCAGCTCGCCGACGGGCTCGGCAACCGGGAGATCGCCCGCGCGCTGTTCATCAGCGAAGCGACCGTGAAGACGCACCTGAGCCGGATCTACGCGAAGCTCGAAGTGGACACCCGGTCCGGTGCCGTCGCCGTCGCCAAGGAACAGCGCCTGCTGGACTGA
- a CDS encoding sensor histidine kinase, translating to MDGMSGADADARWLAAVMHSAFLLLVLASAVRFLTRHEGTPLQPWVIGFTAALVVAYGAGLFVERHLVWLTVVLALWIVLVVLAPSFAWSAIPLLVTGLRTLPTGQALALVGVITALVVVSQNRLADGFDPNLTIVPIAIAAVTAAVITFMRRQAERLRESERRAGVLAERHRVSRELHDALAQGLSSQSMLLQAADQAWERPELAREHLRAAQRIGAGNLSEARRLVQDLAPADLVDATLEAALRAVAGRAGLPVDVRIDGDERPLPERVQSTVVRIAQGALANAREHAEAGRVVLTLTYLDDQVVLDVADDGRGFAEASPRGDRGHGLPAMRVRARQLGGTLTVESAPGQGTVVSAAIPVEAAQ from the coding sequence ATGGACGGCATGAGCGGAGCCGACGCCGACGCGCGGTGGCTCGCCGCGGTCATGCACTCGGCGTTCCTCCTGCTGGTACTCGCTTCGGCGGTGCGGTTCCTGACCCGCCACGAAGGCACGCCCCTGCAGCCGTGGGTGATCGGGTTCACCGCGGCCCTGGTCGTCGCGTACGGCGCCGGCCTGTTCGTCGAGCGGCACCTCGTCTGGCTGACCGTCGTGCTGGCGCTCTGGATCGTCCTGGTGGTGCTCGCACCCAGCTTCGCCTGGTCGGCGATCCCGTTGCTGGTCACCGGCCTGCGGACGCTGCCGACCGGGCAGGCCCTCGCGCTCGTCGGCGTGATCACGGCGCTGGTCGTCGTGTCGCAGAACCGGCTGGCCGACGGCTTCGACCCGAACCTGACCATCGTGCCGATCGCCATCGCCGCGGTCACCGCCGCGGTGATCACCTTCATGCGGCGGCAGGCCGAGCGGCTGCGTGAATCCGAGCGCCGCGCCGGCGTGCTGGCCGAGCGGCACCGCGTTTCCCGGGAGCTGCACGACGCCCTCGCGCAGGGCCTGTCCAGCCAGTCGATGCTGCTGCAGGCCGCCGACCAGGCCTGGGAGCGGCCCGAGCTGGCCCGTGAGCACCTGCGTGCCGCGCAGCGCATCGGCGCGGGCAACCTGTCCGAAGCCCGGCGGCTGGTGCAGGACCTCGCGCCCGCCGACCTCGTCGACGCCACGCTCGAGGCGGCGTTGCGCGCGGTGGCCGGCCGGGCCGGGCTGCCGGTCGACGTCCGCATCGACGGCGACGAGCGGCCGCTGCCGGAGCGCGTCCAGTCCACTGTGGTCCGGATCGCCCAGGGCGCGCTGGCCAACGCGCGCGAGCACGCCGAGGCCGGCCGCGTCGTGCTCACCCTCACCTACCTCGACGACCAGGTCGTGCTGGACGTCGCCGACGACGGGCGCGGGTTCGCCGAGGCCTCGCCCCGAGGCGACCGGGGACACGGGCTGCCCGCCATGCGCGTCCGGGCCCGGCAGCTCGGTGGCACGCTGACCGTGGAGTCCGCGCCCGGCCAGGGCACGGTGGTTTCGGCCGCGATCCCGGTGGAGGCAGCGCAGTGA
- a CDS encoding heme-binding protein, with amino-acid sequence MISTRTRIATTVAGLAAVGATAVGAVSATAAPAPATPKGVIQTSHLSIAAATKGAQAALDAATKAGQRVSVAVVDRDGTTVLTLRGDGAGPQSYSSAQQKAFTAVSWNAKTSELVGRLQQAPTLKDIDGTLFLAGAVPVTAGSTPIAAIGVAGAPSGAQDESFAQAGVDAIGK; translated from the coding sequence GTGATCTCGACCCGCACCCGCATCGCCACCACCGTCGCCGGGCTGGCCGCCGTCGGCGCCACCGCCGTCGGTGCCGTCTCGGCCACCGCGGCCCCGGCCCCGGCCACGCCGAAGGGGGTCATCCAGACCTCGCACCTGTCGATCGCCGCCGCCACGAAGGGCGCGCAGGCCGCGCTGGACGCCGCCACGAAGGCGGGCCAGCGCGTGTCGGTCGCCGTGGTGGACCGCGACGGCACCACCGTCCTGACCCTGCGCGGCGACGGCGCGGGCCCGCAGTCCTACAGCTCGGCGCAGCAAAAGGCGTTCACGGCGGTCTCGTGGAACGCGAAGACGTCCGAGCTGGTCGGCCGCCTCCAACAGGCCCCGACGCTGAAGGACATCGACGGCACCCTGTTCCTGGCCGGCGCCGTCCCGGTGACCGCGGGCAGCACCCCGATCGCCGCGATCGGGGTCGCCGGTGCGCCCTCCGGCGCACAGGACGAGTCGTTCGCGCAGGCCGGCGTGGACGCCATCGGCAAGTGA